In the genome of Planctomyces sp. SH-PL62, the window CTGGATCGACGCGGCGCAGCAGCTCACGGAGACGCCGGGCGCGATCGAGGCCGCCGACGCCGAGACGATCCGCAAGCTGCTCACAACCCACGTCCGCTACGACCGCTTCTGCGACGACCACCTGGCGGTCGTCTTCGCCGAGGGCCACATGGTCAGGCTCCTGCGACGCCTGCGCGCGATCCGAGAAACCCGGCTCAGTCCCCAGCCGGCTCGAACACCTTGACGTTCGGGTGCATCGTGTAGAGGCGGTCTCCCTGGGGCGTCGGGACGAGCACGGCGCTCGAGCAGTTGTCGCCGATGATCGGATTCCTGGGATACTTCTCCCACTGGATCAGATCCCTGGAGCGGGCGACGTTCGTGGTCCAGTCGCGGCCGCCGGCCTCGGCGAGGGCGTGATAGAAAAGATAGTAGAAGCCGTCGCGGCGGACGACCTGGTTGACGGCCACCGCACCGCGGTCGAAGGGCTCGGGGCCCCGGGCCAGGACGGGTTCGTCCTTGACGTTCGTCCAGACCTTGAAGTCGCGGCTGGTCGCCAGCCAGATCGCGTCGTCCCGGCGCTCGTAGAGGAGATGCCAGACGCCGTCCTCATACCAGGCGGTCGGCGTGCCGAACGAGCCGGGCCCGATCGGCGAGCCGTCCACCTTGCGGACGTCGAGCGACCCGTGGTCGGTCCAGTGGACGCCGTCGGGCGAGCTCAGTCGGTGGATGATGTCGCCCCTCCCCTCGGCGAACATCTGGTACGTCCCGTCGGCCCGGACGACGCAGACGTCCTCGACCCACGATTTCGCGAACACCGGATTTCCGGGGTCTCGCCTCCAGGCCTTGCCGTCGCGCGAGGTCGCCCTCCCCAGCGCCATCCCCCCGGACCGCTCCGAATCGAAGCCGGTGTACCAGAGGGTGTACCCGTCGCCTTCCGGCAGGATGAACCCGCGCTCGCGAATATTTCGATCCCAGGTCCCCTCCCCCGTCCCCTGGAACACCGGGTTCCCCGCGACCGGACGCCACGACGTGAACCGCCAGGGCTCCTCGCCGGCGACCCGCCCCGCCCCGCCGAGGACCAGGCATCCCATCCCCAAAACCCAACGCACCAGCGACTTCCGCATTCCGATCATCCTCTCGCCCTGAATCGCCCAGGTTCGCCTTGCAACGACGGCCCGCCGTCGCTACTCTATTCCTAACCCGAAGCAGATCGGGGCGGTAGCTCAATTGGGAGAGCGCAGCGTTCGCAATGCTGAGGTTGAGGGTTCGATCCCCTTCCGCTCCACTAGTCCTAACTCTCGCCGAATCCTTGCGTTAGGATACCCGCCGTCGCTCGGCGGTGCGGCCGAATGACTCCAAGAAAGCCGGTAGTCTACCGGATTTGGAGATTTGGCCCATGTCCACGCCCACCCGCCGGACGCCCACCTACCGGCATCACAAGCCCTCCGGCCAGGCGGTCGTCACTTTCGACGGCCGAGACTTCTACCTCGGCCGGCACGGCTCCCCCGAAAGTCGGGGGGAGTACGATCGCCTTTTGGCCGAATGGCTCTCCAACGGCCGTCGGCTCGCGACTCCGACGGCCGAGGCGGATCTCTCCGTCAACGAACTGCTCCTGGCTTACCTCCGGCATGCCGACGGATACTACGTCAAGAACGGCAGGCCCACCGTCGAGCCGGGGAACATCCGGTTGGCCGTCCGGCCGCTTCGGCAGCTCTACGGCCACACCCCGGCCCGGGAGTTCGGCCCCGTGGCCTTGAAGGCGGTCCGGGGGGCTATGGCGGAGGCCGACATTTGCCGGTCCGAGATCAACCGCCGCATCGGCCGCATCATTCGCGTCTTCAAGTGGGCCGTCTCGGAGGAGATGGTCCCCCCGTCGGTCCATCAAGCCCTGCAGACCGTCCCGGGCCTCCGGCGCGGCCGGGCCGACGTTCGGGAGTCGGAGCCGGTTCGGCCGGTCCCCGATGCCTTCGTCGACGCCATCAAGCCCTACGTCTCGCGACAGGTCTGGGCGCTGGTCGAGTTGCAGCGTCTCACCGGCATGCGACCCGGCGAGGTTTGCGTCATGCGAACGGCCGACATCGACACTTCGGGCAAGGTCTGGACCTACACTCCCGAGCGGCACAAGACCGAGCACCACGGCCGGGAGCGGCGGATCTATCTCGGCCCGGCGGCCCAAGCAATCCTCCGACCGTGGCTCCGGACCGAGCTGACGGCCTACCTCTTCTCTCCGGCGGAGGCGACGGCCGAGCGGCGGGCCGCGATGCGGGAGCGGCGCACAACTCGCGTCCAGCCCTCGCAACGGAACCGGGCAAAGGCTAGGCCGGAGAAAGAGCCGGGCGAGGTCTACACCACGGAGAGCTACCGCCGGGCGATCGCCTACGGGGTCAAGCGGGCCAACGCGGATCGGGCGAAACGGGGGGAGCCGGAGATCCCGTCATGGCACCCGCACCAACTCCGCCACTCGGCCGCGACCCGGCTCCGGAAGGAGTTCAGCCTGGACGTGGCGAGGGCCGTCCTCGGCCATAGCTCCCCGGTGGTGACGGAACTGTATGCGGAGTTGGATGGGGCCAAGGCGGCGGAGGCTATGGAACGAGTTGGATAACCGGGGACATCCGAGCGGCCGGCCGAGCATGGCCGGCCGTTGCACAGGGGTCGCATGAATGTCCGATTATATCTGGTATCGCCCACTCGACCGATTCGGGATGCTGGCGATCGATCTGCATGAATGTCGATGGTTCCACGTCCGATCCTTCGACCCGGATGTCGGCGCCACCGGCCTATCCTACTACATGACACGAGACGGCCGATGGATCGGCTGCGAGGAGGAAGAAGACCTGATCGATGAGTCGACGCGTGGGCCGGTTTTCGGCATCACCAGATCCTACTTCGAAACACGTCCCGAAGAGGTCGCGCACGCCTTGCTAGAAGACGTGACCAATAGGGGGCGCCTCTGTCCCGAACTCGAACCGTACCGCGAGTTCGGGGATTTCGGGACATACCACGAATGGGAACGTCGTCTGTGGCAACTGGAGGACGACCCCGAGGAGCGCGGGAGGTACGCTAGGCCGAGGTGGGACCAGGAGTCGAGGCGTCTGTACCTTGGAACAGCGATCTGTCTCGAATACGCCAGGCGTGCCGACAACCAATTCATACTCTTGGA includes:
- a CDS encoding DUF6508 domain-containing protein; amino-acid sequence: MSPITDEQIDAILPYLDHFEAAGPSYGIRYEPSSDPNVITLPRFRFDETAGAFFRALYDHGWIATDFDWGGWIDAAQQLTETPGAIEAADAETIRKLLTTHVRYDRFCDDHLAVVFAEGHMVRLLRRLRAIRETRLSPQPARTP
- a CDS encoding tyrosine-type recombinase/integrase; protein product: MSTPTRRTPTYRHHKPSGQAVVTFDGRDFYLGRHGSPESRGEYDRLLAEWLSNGRRLATPTAEADLSVNELLLAYLRHADGYYVKNGRPTVEPGNIRLAVRPLRQLYGHTPAREFGPVALKAVRGAMAEADICRSEINRRIGRIIRVFKWAVSEEMVPPSVHQALQTVPGLRRGRADVRESEPVRPVPDAFVDAIKPYVSRQVWALVELQRLTGMRPGEVCVMRTADIDTSGKVWTYTPERHKTEHHGRERRIYLGPAAQAILRPWLRTELTAYLFSPAEATAERRAAMRERRTTRVQPSQRNRAKARPEKEPGEVYTTESYRRAIAYGVKRANADRAKRGEPEIPSWHPHQLRHSAATRLRKEFSLDVARAVLGHSSPVVTELYAELDGAKAAEAMERVG
- a CDS encoding glycosylase, which encodes MRKSLVRWVLGMGCLVLGGAGRVAGEEPWRFTSWRPVAGNPVFQGTGEGTWDRNIRERGFILPEGDGYTLWYTGFDSERSGGMALGRATSRDGKAWRRDPGNPVFAKSWVEDVCVVRADGTYQMFAEGRGDIIHRLSSPDGVHWTDHGSLDVRKVDGSPIGPGSFGTPTAWYEDGVWHLLYERRDDAIWLATSRDFKVWTNVKDEPVLARGPEPFDRGAVAVNQVVRRDGFYYLFYHALAEAGGRDWTTNVARSRDLIQWEKYPRNPIIGDNCSSAVLVPTPQGDRLYTMHPNVKVFEPAGD